The genome window AGGTCTCCAAGACCATGGAATCGTTCGATCCGGACCAGGTGGCGATCCGTTCCGAGGAACGCCTGGAAACCGCTATGGCTGATTCCTCAATTGGCACTGACACATCCCTGGCCGGCGGCAGCGAAATCACTGAGAGAGTGATTACGAACTATGAAGTCAGTAAATCGGTTCAATCGGTGGCATCGTCGGTAGGAAACATCAAGAGATTGTCGATTGCTATTCTGGTCGACGGTTCCTATGAAGAAATTGAAAATCCCGAGGGAGTTATAGAAAAAGAATACATCCCCCGTGATTCAACGGAGTTGGCGCAACTGTCGGCAATTGTAAAACGTGCGGTTGGTTTTGACGATACCCGTGATGATGAAATCTCGATCGTTAATATTCCATTCGACACGAGCGATTTGGAACAGCAGCAGATGGAGATGCAGAAGATGGATCAGATGAATTTCTACATCGAGGTCGGCAAAAAAGTGCTGATCTTCCTGGGAATCCTGATCGCCTTCCTGTATGTCCGCAGTAAGCTCAAAAAGGTGTTTAGGGCAATAGCTCGCTATGCTCCCAAACCACCTCCTGCACCAAAGGTCGATATGAAGAAACAAGAAGAAGAGAAAAAGAAGAAAGAAGAAGAGGAAGAGATCAAGCTCGAAAAGCCGAAACCAAAACTGATTGACAAGATGAAAGTTATGGCTGAACAACAGCCCGACGAGCTCGCTAAAGTTATTAAAACCATGATGATGTCAGAGTGACGAGTATATGGCAATTTCCTACGAAGAACTCACAAGTGTACAAAAGGCGGCTATTGCCCTGATCGCGTTCGGGCAGGAAGTTTCTTCTGAAATCCTGAAGGGTCTTTCCGATCGTGAACTGGAGCAAATTACAGTAGAGATTTCTAATTTACGCGACGTTCCCCCGGAAATCGAAGAAAAAGTCCTGGAGGAATGTTACAACATTTATGTTGCCCGCAAATATATAAACCAGGGCGGTATAGATTACGCTCGCAATGTGCTGGAAAAGGCGGTCGGCAAATCGAGAGCGGTCGATTTGTTAAACAAGCTCGAAAGCTCCCTCACCACGACCGGTTTCGACCTCCTGAAGGGTATCGATCCCAAGCAGTTAGCGCAGTTCTTCCAGGGCGAACATCCCCAGACTATTTCGCTCATCATGACACAGCTATCTTCGAACCAGGCTGCGGCAATTCTGGCTGAACTGCCCGCCGAACTGCAGTCCGAGGTCGCTTATCGGGTAGCTACAATGGAAAAAATTGCTCCGGATATTCTAAAGCAGATCGAAAAAACTCTGGATGCTCATTTTGGATCATCAGCTTCACGTGACCTGTCAGTATCCGGAGGAACGAAGACGATAGCTGACATTCTGAACCTGGTGGAGACTTCAGCTGAGAAAAATATCCTGCAGTCGCTCGAGGCCGAGGATGCCGAGCTGGCGGCTGAGATCAAGAACATGATGTTCGTTTTTGATGATGTTGTGCTCCTTGACGATCGCGCGATACAGAGGCTATTGCGAGAGGTCGAAACCAAGGATCTCTCGATCGCACTCAAGGCCAGCAACGAAGAAGTCAAAGAAAAGATTTTCGCCAATGTTTCCGAGCGTGTCGGTATCATGGTCAAAGAAGAGATGGAATACATGGGTCCGATGCGTCTCTCGGATGTCGAAGCGGCCCAGCAGCGAATTGTAGAGACTATCCGACGCCTCGAAGAGCAGGGACAGATTGTCGTCTCAGGCCGTGGCGGCGGAAAGGAAGAACTCGTTGTCTAAGATCATTGCTTCTGCGCAAATCCACG of Candidatus Zixiibacteriota bacterium contains these proteins:
- the fliG gene encoding flagellar motor switch protein FliG gives rise to the protein MAISYEELTSVQKAAIALIAFGQEVSSEILKGLSDRELEQITVEISNLRDVPPEIEEKVLEECYNIYVARKYINQGGIDYARNVLEKAVGKSRAVDLLNKLESSLTTTGFDLLKGIDPKQLAQFFQGEHPQTISLIMTQLSSNQAAAILAELPAELQSEVAYRVATMEKIAPDILKQIEKTLDAHFGSSASRDLSVSGGTKTIADILNLVETSAEKNILQSLEAEDAELAAEIKNMMFVFDDVVLLDDRAIQRLLREVETKDLSIALKASNEEVKEKIFANVSERVGIMVKEEMEYMGPMRLSDVEAAQQRIVETIRRLEEQGQIVVSGRGGGKEELVV